In Pyricularia oryzae 70-15 chromosome 2, whole genome shotgun sequence, one genomic interval encodes:
- a CDS encoding folylpolyglutamate synthase: MLRTAQRSISRWSNSAWHLPCAFSVARRGLATTQPRQGAIHRLVFAAVNEIQEDMASGKRKWEVVRSPEIVSLARDHPMVGKRLKDFNMASVKQNSEWRHTDAYRGLMELLNQRFRLLGPEDVKEDQLTEESPLVDENPSSAKCDESSATETELKDTSEHDSSDPATAVENIEQDGTPTNEAVAAEEPLDTTPPNNKHDPDSELMRVFTESRGPGHPRKDPEGDKATVTDERLSGAKLMKPDLGETTAKNVDIEQVEAVQPSPEETRVKLEETYENALYLISLLPTNSGAKRGFLHGNQNDASPNEVHRRRDMLNRIGMREITKLRGRAGLSEGGTLDLNSPGHRMRYIHIAGTKGKGSVAHYITSILTSPVGLGAGKIGTYTSPHINTVRERIKIDGEMLSEEEFTKHFFRFWRVLRRNESREQDLPKDLFIPNTWMKGYDEKLHGPRRKIAVRSAPLKNLYAQEEVMAATRMPFLFNFMTLLAMRVFRTMRVKTAVVECGIGAEYDTTNILIPPSDVSVGVVTAIDYEHTSMLGKSLPEIAWHKTGVFKPGASAVVVRPPISAATYDFMNGMTQGAYGLPKPPPSLAVDMEERDDSPEHRAQAEGNAVMGLIWGRAIDRGVKKLVDVPFDVGIPEVSAPPDEIYVGGPVEKLNMAVASLAVSEHFHQIQSSRNIAAKIIRSNPETSARDEPPSEVSPSHYQARMRSLSLAPYLSRGRWQAMIKPTHFSAMAFAKTLPGRREVYQSPHDSDTTIYLDGAHTANSLRAVGQWFQDKFAEAGNKNNNNVEPLAAIVFDQRDPDRDPIALLSALIEPLRSSGGLFNERNLAFIGIIRPTSGNNDVFDNLQRHFEAEYPWLRFKHFEHVDHATLRAAARARKFVSGDSKAIEWWPRPVHVLLTGSFSLTSRPEMRDSIPVLFNMSSKQQQKELGGDDDPASRVDDVLAGLVRDAKERDRAHLTRRMALHRRRKAIMNRESRIQARGNFSF, encoded by the coding sequence ATGCTACGCACTGCCCAGCGCAGCATCAGCCGCTGGTCAAATTCAGCATGGCATCTACCATGTGCCTTCTCCGTGGCCCGACGGGGGCTAGCCACGACGCAACCCCGGCAGGGCGCCATACACAGGCTCGTGTTTGCCGCCGTAAATGAGATCCAGGAGGACATGGCCTCTGGCAAgagaaagtgggaagtggtCCGCTCCCCGGAGATCGTTAGCTTGGCTAGAGACCATCCCATGGTGGGAAAGAGGCTCAAGGATTTTAATATGGCATCCGTCAAGCAAAATTCTGAATGGAGGCATACCGATGCATATCGTGGCCTTATGGAACTCCTCAACCAACGCTTCAGGCTGTTGGGTCCGGAAGATGTCAAGGAAGATCAGCTGACGGAAGAGAGTCCCTTGGTGGACGAGAACCCTTCCTCGGCTAAATGTGACGAGAGTTCTGCTACCGAGACTGAACTCAAAGATACAAGCGAACATGATAGCTCAGATCCAGCTACGGCGGTTGAAAACATAGAACAAGACGGTACACCGACCAATGAAGCTGTGGCTGCCGAGGAACCACTTGACACTACACCGCCAAACAACAAGCACGATCCTGACAGTGAATTAATGAGAGTCTTTACAGAAAGTCGCGGTCCAGGACATCCTCGCAAAGATCCAGAGGGAGATAAGGCAACAGTGACAGACGAAAGGTTATCTGGTGCGAAGTTGATGAAACCTGATCTAGGCGAGACAACCGCTAAAAATGTTGATATCGAGCAAGTGGAGGCAGTACAACCTTCGCCCGAGGAAACAAGGGTGAAGCTCGAAGAGACATACGAAAATGCGCTCTACTTGATTTCTCTTTTACCCACCAACAGCGGTGCGAAGAGAGGGTTCCTCCACGGTAATCAAAACGATGCTAGCCCTAACGAAGTCCATCGGCGAAGGGACATGTTGAACCGGATCGGCATGAGGGAAATCACGAAACTGCGTGGTCGAGCCGGCCTAAGCGAAGGAGGAACCCTGGACCTCAACTCGCCAGGGCACAGGATGCGTTACATACACATTGCAGgcacaaaaggaaaaggctcCGTGGCACACTACATCACTTCGATCCTCACCTCGCCTGTTGGTCTCGGCGCTGGCAAGATAGGCACTTACACAAGCCCTCATATCAACACGGTTCGTGAACGCATAAAGATTGACGGCGAAATGCTGTCCGAGGAGGAATTCACCAAACATTTCTTCCGGTTCTGGCGCGTTCTCCGCAGGAACGAGTCAAGGGAGCAAGATCTACCCAAAGATCTGTTTATACCCAACACATGGATGAAGGGGTATGACGAGAAACTGCATGGACCTCGAAGAAAGATAGCCGTGCGAAGCGCGCCCTTGAAGAACCTTTACGCCCAAGAAGAAGTCATGGCGGCAACCCGAATGCCTTTTCTCTTCAACTTCATGACCCTACTCGCCATGCGTGTGTTCCGGACCATGCGCGTCAAAACTGCCGTGGTTGAATGTGGCATAGGGGCTGAATACGACACAACCAACATACTCATTCCTCCATCTGATGTGTCCGTTGGTGTTGTCACGGCCATTGATTATGAGCACACGTCCATGCTGGGCAAATCCCTGCCCGAGATTGCGTGGCACAAAACCGGCGTCTTCAAGCCCGGAGCTTCGGCCGTTGTGGTGCGCCCGcccatctctgccgccaCGTATGACTTTATGAACGGGATGACGCAAGGCGCCTATGGTCTGCCTAAGCCGCCTCCATCACTGGCTGTCGACATGGAAGAGCGTGACGACTCGCCTGAGCATCGAGCCCAGGCAGAGGGAAATGCCGTCATGGGCCTCATCTGGGGCAGGGCCATCGACCGTGGCGTGAAGAAGTTGGTCGACGTGCCCTTCGACGTCGGAATTCCCGAGGTATCCGCACCTCCAGATGAGATCTATGTCGGTGGTCCTGTTGAAAAGCTCAACATGGCAGTCGCTTCACTCGCAGTGAGTGAGCATTTCCACCAAATACAATCCAGCCGCAACATAGCAGCCAAGATTATCCGCAGCAACCCCGAGACTTCTGCCCGGGACGAACCACCATCAGAAGTCAGCCCCTCTCACTATCAGGCCCGGATGAGGAGTTTGTCTCTCGCCCCATACCTCAGCCGTGGGCGCTGGCAGGCCATGATCAAACCCACCCACTTCTCCGCGATGGCATTCGCAAAGACCCTCCCGGGCCGCCGCGAGGTCTACCAATCCCCTCACGATTCGGACACCACCATCTACCTCGACGGCGCCCACACCGCAAACAGCCTCCGCGCCGTCGGCCAGTGGTTCCAGGACAAGTTCGCAGAAGCTGggaacaaaaacaacaacaacgtcgAGCCCCTGGCGGCCATCGTCTTCGACCAGCGCGACCCTGACCGCGACCCGATCGCGCTGTTGTCGGCCCTCATCGAACCATTACGATCCAGCGGCGGTCTCTTCAACGAGCGCAACCTGGCCTTCATCGGTATAATCCGCCCTACATCAGGAAACAACGATGTCTTTGACAATCTGCAGCGGCACTTTGAGGCCGAGTACCCCTGGCTGCGCTTCAAGCACTTTGAGCACGTCGACCACGCCACCCTCAGGGCGGCTGCCAGGGCGCGCAAGTTCGTCAGCGGCGACAGCAAAGCCATCGAATGGTGGCCGCGGCCCGTGCATGTGCTCCTCACCGGCAGCTTCTCCCTCACGTCGCGGCCCGAGATGCGCGACTCCATCCCCGTCCTCTTTAACATGTCGtccaagcagcagcagaaggagctgggcggcgacgacgatcCGGCATCGCGCGTCGATGACGTGCTGGCGGGCCTGGTGCGTGATGCCAAGGAGCGGGATCGTGCGCATTTGACACGCAGGATGGCTTTGCACAGGCGCCGCAAGGCCATCATGAACCGAGAGTCACGGATTCAGGCACGCGGCAACTTTAGTTTTTGA
- a CDS encoding D-lactate dehydrogenase yields MSHLGAKGSKALLSNLGAPGRSAATRRCSAALSTAPGVRYSSTDQKSHSFKGQMMESIQQRLAREKADRERIERERQESAGSKFIAQTFMFLFIGASAYYLGTKVPQPPSTASTLPLSATQPLKEVKASELQAAWADLVAIVGNENVSTSDTDLDGHSGSTWSSHPHRPEDRPFCVVWPRSTDEVSKIMKTLHERRIPVTGYSGGTSLEGHFAPTRGGVVIDFGKMARVLAINDKDLDAVVQPGLGWEALNDALSSHGLFFPPDPGPGAMIGGMIGTGCSGTNAYRYGTMKDWVISLTVVLADGTVVKTRQRPRKSSAGYDLTRLFVGSEGTLGLVTEATLKLAVRPASTSVAVSTFPSVRAAADCVAAVVGAGIQVAAVELLDDAQMKCINDAGMTTRSWKEAPTIFFKFAGTQGGVKEQVSLVQKLAKGNSATSFDFAKNEDEQHELWSARKEALWSTMAVKKEGEHVWTSDVAVPISRLPDIIEETKADMKRSGLFGTIVGHVGDGNFHTILVYSDAQRKDAVDFEHRMVKRAIEMEGTVTGEHGIGLVKRDYLAHELDENTVDLMRKMKTAFDPLCLLNCDKVVRMQKPRPGEVDEW; encoded by the exons ATGTCGCACCTGGGTGCGAAGGGGTCCAAGGCCCTCCTCAGCAATCTTGGAGCACCGGGGCGATCGGCGGCAACCCGAAGATGCAGTGCCGCGCTTTCCACCGCGCCCGGCGTGCGCTACTCTTCAACCGACCAAAAAAGCCACAGCTTCAAAGGGCAGATGATGGAGAGCATCCAGCAGCGTCTAGCCAGGGAAAAAGCTGATAGAGAGCGTATCGAGAGGGAGCGCCAGGAGTCGGCCGGCTCCAAGTTTATTGCCCAGACCTTCA TGTTCCTCTTTATCGGCGCGTCTGCCTATTACTTGGGCACTAAGGTCCCACAACCCCCCAGCACGGCCTCGACCCTCCCGCTTTCCGCCACACAACCTCTCAAGGAAGTCAAGGCTTCAGAGCTGCAGGCCGCATGGGCGGACCTGGTCGCCATAGTCGGCAATGAGAACGTCAGCACCAGCGACACGGATCTGGATGGCCACTCGGGCTCGACATGGTCCTCGCACCCGCACCGGCCCGAGGACCGCCCATTCTGCGTCGTGTGGCCACGAAGCACCGACGAGGTCTCCAAGATCATGAAGACGCTGCACGAGCGCCGCATCCCAGTGACGGGCTACAGTGGTGGGACATCGCTCGAGGGCCATTTTGCGCCCACTCGCGGCGGCGTCGTTATCGATTTCGGCAAGATGGCCCGCGTCCTGGCCATCAACGACAAGGACCTTGATGCCGTCGTGCAGCCCGGGCTTGGGTGGGAGGCGCTCAACGACGCTCTCTCGTCGCACGGGCTGTTCTTCCCACCTGATCCCGGCCCAGGCGCCATGATTGGCGGCATGATCGGCACGGGATGCAGTGGCACGAACGCGTACCGCTATGGCACCATGAAGGATTGGGTCATCTCGCTTACGGTTGTCTTGGCCGATGGAACAGTAGTCAAGACGCGGCAGCGGCCCAGGAAGAGCTCCGCCGGCTACGACTTAACACGCCTGTTTGTCGGCTCAGAAGGCACCCTGGGTTTGGTCACTGAGGCGACGCTCAAACTCGCAGTTCGTCCCGCGTCGACGTCGGTGGCTGTCAGCACTTTCCCCTCTGTTCGCGCTGCGGCCGACTGCGTGGCCGCCGTGGTTGGTGCCGGCATCCAGGTCGCTGCTGTCGAGCTCCTGGACGACGCCCAGATGAAGTGCATCAACGATGCTGGCATGACGACTCGGTCGTGGAAGGAAGCCCCGACCATCTTCTTCAAGTTCGCCGGAACGCAGGGCGGTGTGAAGGAGCAGGTGTCGCTTGTGCAAAAGCTGGCCAAGGGCAACAGCGCAACTTCGTTCGACTTTGCCAAGAACGAGGACGAGCAGCACGAGCTCTGGAGCGCAAGGAAGGAGGCGCTCTGGAGCACCATGGCGGTCAAGAAGGAGGGCGAGCACGTCTGGACCAGCGACGTGGCCGTCCCCATCTCGAGGCTTCCGGACATCATCGAAGAGACCAAGGCGGACATGAAGCGGAGCGGGCTGTTTGGGACCATCGTGGGCCATGTGGGCGACGGCAACTTCCACACGATCCTGGTCTACTCTGATGCTCAGAGGAAGGATGCGGTCGATTTTGAGCACAGGATGGTGAAACGGGCGATCGAGATGGAGGGGACCGTAACA GGCGAACACGGAATCGGCCTCGTCAAACGGGACTACCTCGCCCATGAGCTGGACGAGAACACGGTTGACCTGATGCGCAAGATGAAGACTGCATTTGACCCCTTGTGCCTACTCAACTGCGACAAGGTTGTCCGCATGCAGAAGCCGCGGCCGGGTGAGGTCGATGAGTGGTAG